The following are encoded in a window of Rubellicoccus peritrichatus genomic DNA:
- a CDS encoding sodium:solute symporter has translation MHIMDWLIVAIYFFGLVWIVKRSSGHMESTSDYFLAGRHASWFVVGASLFASNIGSEHIVGLAGNGASSGMAMAHWELHAWVMVLLAWVFVPFYYRSGVFTMPEFLERRFDSRTRWVLSIVSLLAYVFTKVSVTVYAGALVFMTLLPDTFGTPENAFWVGAITTVVLTGIYTVFGGLRAVLYTEVAQSVVLLLGSFFITWFGLSKLGGWGELQAAATDAKEQFAFWRPLVHDGLPWWKNGDFPWLGILIASPVIGIWYWCTDQYIVQRTLAAKDLKSARRGALFGGFLKVWPVMIFLVPGMIGWALHHKGIISIPLRVEGGIDGDRVFATMVAELLPVGLRGLVVAGLMSALMSSLASLFNSCATLFTVDIYEKLKPGQTEKHYVFVGRLATVCVVIAGLIWIPIMKGMAGGGIYKYLQGVQGYLAPPITAVFLLGLFWRRINANGAFWGLISGFVLGMAKLSIEAIVSAQGITDGPLADIAQFNFLYYSGVLFLISIILVISISMMTSAPDESKIKGITWAGLSGEDRIAIRESWDKWDILGTLIVLGLVIGMYLYFSFWLG, from the coding sequence ATGCACATAATGGACTGGCTTATTGTTGCGATTTACTTCTTTGGTCTGGTTTGGATCGTTAAGCGATCATCTGGCCATATGGAGTCGACTTCCGATTATTTTCTCGCCGGTCGTCATGCGAGTTGGTTTGTTGTTGGTGCTTCGCTTTTTGCATCTAATATTGGTTCTGAGCACATTGTTGGGCTTGCTGGCAATGGTGCCTCTTCCGGGATGGCAATGGCCCACTGGGAGCTGCATGCCTGGGTAATGGTTCTCTTGGCCTGGGTTTTTGTGCCATTCTATTACCGCAGTGGGGTATTTACCATGCCGGAGTTTCTTGAGCGTCGTTTTGATTCGAGAACCCGTTGGGTGCTTTCAATTGTCAGTTTGCTGGCCTATGTTTTTACGAAGGTTTCGGTCACGGTCTATGCGGGAGCTCTTGTCTTTATGACCTTACTGCCGGATACTTTTGGAACGCCTGAGAATGCTTTCTGGGTTGGAGCGATCACGACAGTGGTGTTGACTGGGATTTACACCGTTTTTGGTGGTTTACGTGCGGTGTTATACACTGAAGTAGCCCAAAGTGTGGTGCTGCTTCTTGGCTCCTTCTTTATTACCTGGTTCGGGCTGAGCAAGCTGGGAGGATGGGGTGAGTTGCAGGCTGCGGCAACTGATGCAAAGGAGCAATTTGCATTTTGGCGTCCGCTGGTTCATGACGGTTTGCCGTGGTGGAAGAATGGAGACTTTCCCTGGCTTGGCATTCTTATCGCTTCGCCGGTTATTGGTATCTGGTATTGGTGTACGGATCAGTACATTGTGCAGCGGACTTTGGCTGCTAAGGATTTGAAGTCGGCCCGGCGCGGTGCTCTTTTTGGGGGCTTTCTGAAGGTCTGGCCTGTGATGATTTTCCTGGTTCCCGGTATGATTGGTTGGGCCTTACACCACAAAGGAATCATTTCAATCCCATTGCGGGTTGAGGGTGGCATTGATGGTGATCGGGTGTTTGCAACGATGGTTGCAGAGTTGCTTCCGGTTGGCTTGCGTGGACTTGTGGTGGCTGGGCTAATGTCAGCCTTGATGAGTTCGCTGGCCTCTCTTTTTAATTCGTGCGCCACACTTTTTACTGTGGATATCTATGAAAAACTGAAGCCAGGCCAGACTGAGAAGCATTACGTTTTTGTCGGGCGGCTGGCCACGGTTTGCGTGGTAATTGCTGGCTTGATATGGATTCCAATCATGAAAGGTATGGCCGGCGGCGGCATTTATAAATACTTGCAAGGGGTGCAGGGCTATTTAGCTCCCCCGATTACAGCAGTATTTTTGTTGGGCTTGTTTTGGCGCCGGATTAACGCAAACGGAGCTTTCTGGGGGTTGATCTCTGGTTTTGTGCTGGGAATGGCCAAGCTTTCGATTGAGGCCATTGTTTCCGCTCAAGGTATTACCGATGGTCCTCTTGCCGATATTGCCCAGTTTAATTTTCTGTACTATTCAGGTGTGTTATTTTTAATTAGCATTATATTGGTGATCAGTATTTCGATGATGACCTCTGCTCCTGATGAATCCAAAATCAAGGGTATTACATGGGCTGGGCTTTCTGGTGAAGATCGTATCGCTATCCGTGAGAGTTGGGATAAGTGGGACATCCTTGGGACTCTGATCGTGTTGGGGCTCGTGATTGGCATGTATCTCTATTTCAGTTTCTGGTTGGGTTAG
- a CDS encoding AraC family transcriptional regulator: protein MNIPRENRIINWIDIETPLGTLVYCGSLYTEQIWMEEFRRLEFFSFSILIEGGGRYRDEQGHDIRLRAGDCIWVTPGVKHMYGCEQGDTWTELYLCFKGEPFQQWTKRALKERPVFHLGDPNIWFPRWSRILKSSPRNHAEAVSTLAKIHLLLNDINAADQQDWSFQERLEASKHHLQSWPSAQTPDWNILAAECGCSYETWRKAFRAHFDIAPAQYRRKHLMEQAALMMTRSALSNEQLADCFGCSDGFHFSKLFKSIMGITPNAYRQQLKEAL from the coding sequence ATGAATATCCCACGAGAAAACCGTATTATAAACTGGATCGACATAGAAACTCCACTCGGAACACTAGTCTACTGTGGCAGCCTATATACGGAGCAAATTTGGATGGAAGAGTTCAGACGATTGGAATTCTTTTCTTTCAGTATTCTGATTGAAGGAGGTGGGCGCTACCGGGATGAGCAAGGCCATGATATACGCTTACGTGCAGGTGACTGTATTTGGGTAACCCCTGGTGTTAAGCACATGTACGGATGCGAACAGGGCGACACATGGACAGAGCTCTATCTTTGCTTCAAAGGAGAGCCATTCCAACAGTGGACCAAGCGAGCCTTGAAAGAAAGACCTGTCTTTCATTTGGGAGATCCGAATATCTGGTTTCCGCGCTGGAGCCGTATATTGAAAAGCTCACCCCGCAACCATGCTGAAGCAGTATCCACTTTAGCTAAGATACATCTATTACTAAATGATATAAATGCAGCAGACCAGCAAGATTGGTCTTTTCAAGAACGTCTTGAAGCCAGTAAACATCACCTCCAATCATGGCCATCCGCGCAAACGCCGGACTGGAATATATTGGCAGCCGAATGTGGATGCAGTTATGAAACCTGGCGCAAAGCATTTCGTGCTCACTTTGATATCGCACCGGCACAATACCGAAGAAAGCACCTCATGGAGCAAGCTGCCTTGATGATGACACGATCAGCCTTATCCAATGAACAGCTGGCTGACTGCTTCGGCTGTAGCGACGGATTTCATTTTTCCAAGTTATTCAAATCAATCATGGGCATAACCCCGAATGCCTACCGTCAGCAACTTAAGGAAGCCCTCTAA